In the Oryza glaberrima chromosome 6, OglaRS2, whole genome shotgun sequence genome, one interval contains:
- the LOC127775760 gene encoding uncharacterized protein LOC127775760 translates to MSCYCQRQSPSSGGRAVPVGDAAPGELAAPAAINLVPNGKRGMPVLITPSLPQQQGGASAAAPFHGIIVLKEENEDPVALRNKWFREMRGWLMVVATVAASASYQAGLNPPGGFWQDDKPGPGGHSAGNPVLRHTSPARYKTFYYFNATTFVTSLVITVLLMSERFYRSETKVVALMIATFLDLASLVGAYIAGSTRFTSSCIYVIVITGFAFACVIAMGEVMEQCCGFVLRTSPCMLSLAQRHWCPVPRSVVDRATRQAKDDLHMMDRVNNKAKAAAAPGSSSSSKQRRPCCCLCCGGPPPTDVDVI, encoded by the exons ATGTCGTGCTACTGCCAGCGTCAGTCGCCGTCGTCGGGAGgccgcgccgtccccgtcgGCGACGCGGCTCCGGGCGagctggcggcgccggcggccatcaACCTAGTCCCCAACGGGAAGCGCGGCATGCCGGTGCTGATcacgccgtcgctgccgcagcagcagggcggcgcgtcggcggcggcgccgttccaTGGCATCATCGTGCTCAAGGAGGAGAACGAGGACCCGGTGGCGCTGCGGAACAAGTGGTTCAGGGAGATGCGCGGGTGGCtgatggtggtggcgacggtggcggcgtcggcgtcgtacCAGGCCGGGCTGAACCCGCCGGGGGGGTTCTGGCAGGACGACAAGCCGGGCCCCGGCGGGCACAGCGCCGGCAACCCGGTGCTCCGGcacacgtcgccggcgaggtacAAGACGTTCTACTACTTCAACGCGACGACGTTCGTGACGTCGCTGGTGATCACGGTGCTGCTCATGAGCGAGCGGTTCTACCGGTCGGAGACGAAGGTGGTGGCGCTCATGATCGCCACCTTCCTCGACCTCGCCAGCCTCGTCGGCGCCTACATCGCCGGCTCCACACGCTTCACCTCCTCCTGCATCTACGTCATCGTCATCACCGGCTTCGCCTTCGCCTGCGTCATCGCCATGGGAGA GGTGATGGAGCAATGCTGCGGGTTCGTGCTGAGGACGTCGCCGTGCATGCTGAGCCTGGCGCAGCGCCACTGGTGCCCGGTGCCGAGGAGCGTGGTGGACAGGGCGACGCGGCAGGCCAAGGACGACCTGCACATGATGGACCGCGTCAACAACAAAgcgaaagcggcggcggcgccggggagtagtagtagcagcaagCAGCGGCGACCTTGTTGCTGCCTGTGTTGCGGCGGCCCGCCTCCCACCGATGTCGACGTGATCTGA